AAATGCCAGGATCAGCCTGGAGGCCCTCGCGGTGAGGAGGAGGGACTCCTCCCTCTCATGGCCGGCAATTTTGGGGGTGATTGCCATTCTTACAGGAATAGTGGCCTGGAGGTATTTATCGACCATCGTGAGGGCCACGCTGTAATACCCTACCTGCTCGGCACCGCACCATGTATAGACCAGGAACACATCGAGCTTTTTCCAGAGCTCTGTGGCAACTTCTCCAAGGTTCCCCCTGAAGCCGAAGGAGAGGGACTTCCAGAGGAGGGACGGGGCGCACCTCAGAGGTCCGCCTTCCCTCCTCATCATGAGCGCCATGGCCGCTGCCTGGATGACAAGATAAATGAACCAGGCGCCGAAAAGGGCCGGGAGGCCGTACCCCATGAAGACCGCCGCGAGAGTGAGAGCATTCCACAGAATCGATGCGGCGGTGAGCACCAGGGAGAGGGATGCAATCCTGTCAAGGCCGATCATCATGGAATTCCAGTAGCGGGCATAGATGGTGAAGGGGAGCACTATCACTGCCACTGACAGGTGGGCAAGGGAGACCGTCAGATGCAGGGCGGGAAGAAATGCCTTTGCCAGAAAAAAGAGGCCGATGGCGGTGGCCCCGAGGAGCAGGGAGTATACCAGCGAGACGGCATGCATCTCGGCAGGTCCATGCTCCTTCCGGGCCAGGAAAGTGGTATTGGAAAGGCCTATCCCCAGGCTCGCAAAGTTGGTGATGACCGTATTGACGGTGATGACGAAATAATACTCCCCGAGGACTCGAGCGCCAAGGAGCCTCGAGATGGCTATATTGGTCACAAGGGCCAGGATGAAATAGACGGCTCCGGCGCTGTAACCATAAAAAGCGCTTTGAAGCATCGAGGGAGGCCCATGCTCTTTCATGAACCAGCTCCGGGCAGAGCCTCCATGGGAGCCTTTCCGGCATGGTCTGCCTGGTAGTAAAGGCAGGAGAGGATAAGAAGCAGAATCAGCGTGGCACGCTGGCTGTTGAGGGCTGAATCGGCGCAGTTCATGACCAGGAAGCCCAGGAATGAGGTCAAAAAGGCACCCCAGAGGGGAATTTTTCCCTTTGAGCTCAGAAATGCTCTGACAGTCCTGATCGCAATGGCTCCAAACACTGCAAGGCCGGCGATACCCAGATAAGCCAGCACCTGGAGATAGAGGTTGTGGGGATGCTCATACTGGAAGTGGGAGTCCTTTGCCCTGGCCTCGCGGTAATATTCCTTATTGGAGTACCCTATGCCCAGCAGGGGATGGTCCGCCACTAACGAGAGGCCCATCTTCCAGTTCATCAGGCGGGTCCCTGTCTCCCTGTCCCCCGCCAGGTTGCCGAGGGTGTCAAAGCGTTTCCCCACCTGGGGAAAAAGGAAGAGCAGCATGAGGAACAGCGCGAGGGGCAC
This is a stretch of genomic DNA from Candidatus Eremiobacterota bacterium. It encodes these proteins:
- a CDS encoding oligosaccharide flippase family protein, which produces MKEHGPPSMLQSAFYGYSAGAVYFILALVTNIAISRLLGARVLGEYYFVITVNTVITNFASLGIGLSNTTFLARKEHGPAEMHAVSLVYSLLLGATAIGLFFLAKAFLPALHLTVSLAHLSVAVIVLPFTIYARYWNSMMIGLDRIASLSLVLTAASILWNALTLAAVFMGYGLPALFGAWFIYLVIQAAAMALMMRREGGPLRCAPSLLWKSLSFGFRGNLGEVATELWKKLDVFLVYTWCGAEQVGYYSVALTMVDKYLQATIPVRMAITPKIAGHEREESLLLTARASRLILAFSLAAAVFLALFAWHAIFILYGSAFLLSVTPFRILLAGSSVLTVAVVLSICFIGQLKRPGLLSLLAWINVALNCVFCMILVPSFGIAGAALSTSVTCILGTAFVVYLFHRITAVPLRSLLVVQREDLAALKDVIASFKKKRVS